Part of the Xanthomonas sp. SI genome is shown below.
GGACGCGGACCCGGAGCGCGCAGCGCGGAGGGCGCGAGGCAGGGCGCGCTTTCTTTTGGTTACTTTTCTTTGCGCGAGCAAAGAAAAGTGACTCGCCGCAAGGCGAAAGCTTTGCCCTTGCCTTGGCTCTGGCATTGAGATTTTGAAGCTTTGGAGCTTGGAGCTTTGGAGCTTCAAGCTTTAAAGCTTGAAGCTTTGAAGCAAGAGCAACAGCTTCCGCTAGCGCGGGTCACTTTTCTTTGCTTGTGCAAAGAAAAGTAACCAAAAGAAAGCACACCCCGCAGCGCGCCCTCCGCGCTACGCGCTCCGGGTCCGCAGCCCCAACGGGCATTTTTCGATGGCACATCCATGTGCCAACGAAAAACGTCGCGCATCCTGCGCGCCGCCCTTCGGGTATTCGCCCGCCGGGTCTGCCGCGCTGAGGGGACCCGGTAGATCAAAAGCAAAGCAAAGACGACAGCAAAAGCGAAAGCAGAAGCAACAACGGAGCTGGCAGCTACGGTCGGTGGGATGGTCAATGATCGCCGCGCGTGCAAAGCAGAGCGATCGCGCTCGCTCACCTCCGAAATACCCGAACCGGATCTTGGCCGGCCTGTTCAGCGCTGCCGATAACCCAATTCCAGTAACCGCTACGTTTGCACCGGATCGATGGTGACGTCATCGCAAAACCGTACGCTCGCGTAGTACGGATGGCCTCGTTGTTCGAATTGTTCGCGGATCGGCGTCTTGAAGGCCGTCTCGTTCTTGGCCGACCAACTGCGGCCATTGCTCTCGATGCCATCGCAGCGCATGCGCCATGACGGCTCGGGCCATTCCGCATGGCAGACAGCAAAAACCCCGCCGCGCAGTCGCGCGACGGGGTCTTAGGACAAGCCGCATCGATCAGTCGAGGACGACCAGATTCACGTCGATGTTGCCGCGGGTCGCGTTGGAGTACGGGCAGACCTGGTGCGCCTTGTCGACCAGCGCCTGCAGCTCCTCGCGCGGCATGCCCGGCACCGCGATGCGCAGCTCCACTGCGATACCGAAGCCGCCCGGGATCTGGCCGATGCCGACGCTGCCTTCGATACTGACCTCGCCCGGCAGCTTCTGCTTGTCCTGCGCCGCGACCGCCTTCATCGCGCCGATGAAGCAGGCCGAATAGCCGGCCGCGAACAGCTGCTCCGGATTGGTGCCGTCGCCGCCAGCGCCGCCCAGCTCGCGCGGAGTGGACAGCTTCACGTCCAGCGCCTTGTCGGAGGACACGGCGCGGCCTTCGCGGCCGCCGGTCGCGGTGGCGTGGGCGGTGTAGAGGATCTTTTCGGGTGAGGCCATGGTGGTTGCTCCTGGTGAGGCGCGTCGCGCCGGTTGATTGACAGCTATTTAATAGCACACTACTTAATTAACGAAACGTCATGCTCCGATGTCCGCTGTGTGGCGATGGCATCAGCCGCCGCCCAGGTTGCCGCGCAAGGTTTCCAGTTGCTGCTTGAGCTGGCGCAGGTCCTGCAGCGAGCACGCCGCCGCGCAGAACACCTGCTCCGGCACCGCGCCCGCCTTGTTGCGCAACGCGCGGCCGGCCGCGGTCAGGCGCACCACGACCTGGCGTTCGTCGTCGGCCGAGCGTTCGCGCGTGACCAGGCCGCTGGCCTGCAGGCGCTTCAGTAGCGGCGTCAGCGTGGCCGAATCCAGGAACAGGCGCTCGCCGATCGCCCCGACCGTACGCGCATCCCCTTCCCACAGCACCAGCATCACCAGGTACTGCGGATAGGTCAGGTCCAGCGTCTTCAGCAGGCCGCGGTAGAGCTTGTGCATCGCCAGGTTGGCCGAGTACAGCGCGAAGCACAGCTGCTGATCCAACTGCAGCGCCGCGTCGCGGCTGGGGATCTCGGCAGGGGTGCGCTTCTTCGGCATGGATGCAATTTACATAGCGCGCTATTTAATTGCAAGCACTTTTCCATACCGAACCGGTCGCCGTGCGCCGTTTCTTCCGCTGCGAGCGTCGGCCCAGACCGAAATGCGGCGCCTGCCGGCCGGATTGCTCCGTTTGTCGCGGCTGAAGCCGCTCCTACAGGAACCGCGGCAGGCTGACTGGGTGCACTGTAGGAGCGGCTTCAGCCGCGACGAACGCAAGCGGCAAGCGCTCCGTGTGCGCCATACCTTCGCGGGCTAGGACCCGAGTCCACGCAAAGTTGGCGTCCAGAAGAAGGCATGGCGACAAAATGGCCCGCAGCCCTCTCGCCAAGGCCATCGCCTCGCTACCGCCCTCAGGCGCGGTGCGCGGTGGCCAGGTACTCGGCGCTCTGCATCTCGATCAGGCGCGAGGCGGTGCGCTCGAACGCGCCGGCCAGGCGCTCGCCGCTGTACAGCTGCGGCGGCGGATCCTGCGCGGTGCAGACCAGGTTGACCTGGCGGTCGTACAGTTCGTCGATCAGGTTGACGAAACGCCGCGCCGCGTCTTCGTTCATGCGGTCGAAGTGCGGGATGCCGCCGAGCAGCACGGTGTTGAACTCGCGTGCGATCTCGATGTAGTCGGCGGGTCCGCGCGGGCCTTCGCACAGCGCGGCGAAATCGAACCAGGCGATGCTCTTGCCGCGGCCGCGCACCGGGATCTTGCGCGCCTCGATGACGATGTTGCCGCTGCGCGCGGCTTCATTCCCGCTGAGTTCGCCCCAGCGCCCGTCCAGCCACGCGTCGGACTGCGCGTCCAGCGGCGCGCGGTACACCGGCGAGCGGGTCAGCGCGCGCATGCGGTAGTCCTCGGTGCCTTCGGCGTACAGCTCTACGCAGTACTTCTGCAGCAGCGCGATCGCCGGCAGGAAGCTCTCGCGCTGCAGGCCGTTGAGGTACAGGTTCTGCGGCGCGGTATTGGAGGTAGTGACCAGGGTCACGCCCTCGGCGAACAGGCGCTCCAGCAACCGCGCCAGCAGCATCGCATCGCCGATATCGGTGACGAAGAATTCGTCCAGCACCAGCACGCGCAATTGCGTACGCCACTCCTGCGCGATCTTGGCCAGCGGATCGCTCTGCCCGGCGTGTTCGCGCAGGCGCTCGTGCACGCCGCGCATGAAACGGTGGAAGTGGGTGCGGTACTTCTGTTCGATCGGCAGGCCGTCGTAGAACAGATCGACCAGGAAGGTCTTGCCGCGGCCCACGCCGCCCCAGAAATACAGGCCGCGCACCGGCTCGGGCTTCTTCCAGAACGCGGCCAGGCGATCCAGCCAGCCGTCCTGGTCGCTGTCCACGATCGCGGCGTGGATGCGGTCCAGTTCGGCCAGCGCGGCGTGCTGCGCCGGGTCGTCGCGCCAGTCGCCGCGCGTCACGCCGGCGGCGTAGCGTTGCGAAGGCGTGGCGGCGGCGCTCATCGGCGCGTGCCCGCGCAGCGCCCTGCCTGCGGCCGTGCGGCCGCCCGTCCACGCACCACGCTCACGCCTGCTTCGCCGGCAGCCATGCCTTGACCCCGTGCTGCAAGGCGCCGCGCAGGTCGATCAGCTTGCGGTGGAAGAAATGGCTGGTGTCGGGCATGCGCACCAGCTCGGGCTGCTGCTCCAGCGTCTCCAGCCAGTCGTAGACGGCCTGCGGATCGACGATCTCGTCGGCATCGCCCTGGATCAGCAGCCACTGCGGCGGCGGTTCCACGCCGGCGAAGTCCCAGCGCCCGGCCGGCGGCGCAATCGACACCAGCGCCTGCGGCTGCAGCGCGGCGCTGGCGCGCAACGACACGTAGGCGCCGAAGCTGAAGCCGGCCAGCCACAGCGCATCGTGCGGGCGTTGCGCGCGCACCCACTCCGCCACCGCGGCCAGGTCCTGTTGTTCGCCGTCGCCATGGTCGAAGCTGCCGGCGGAGGCGCCGACGCTGCGGAAGTTGAAGCGCACCACGTGCACGCCGAGTTCGCGCAGCGCGCGCGCGACCATCGTCACCACCTTGTTGTGCATGGTTCCGCCCTCGGTGGACAGCGGGTGGCAGACGATCGCGGTGACCGGCAAGGCGGCCGTCTCGGCATCGGGCAGATCGACCGCGGCCTCGATCGGGCCGGCGGGGCCGTCCAGCGTAAACGCGCCGGATTCGGTAGGGAAAGCGGGAGAGGTCATGCGCTCATAATAGCGGGGCTGGGTGCAGGCCACATGCAGGCCAGGCGCACGCAGCGTTCTCTTCCCCGACCGGATCCCTTGCGCGTGGCGTTCGTTCTTCTGAGTGTGATGTGCAGCGTGCTGGTCTCCGCATTGCTGAAGCTGGCGCCGCAGCGGCGCATCGACCTGGCCCAGGCCGTGACCTGGAACTACCTGGCGGCGGCGCTGCTGTGCGCGGCGCTGCTGCATCCGCCCTTGGCCACGCTGCGCAGCGCGCAGGCGCCGTGGGCAGCGCAGCTCGGGCTGGCGCTGCTGCTGCCGGCGCTGTTCCTGGTGCTGGGCCGCGCGGTGGCGCTGGCCGGCATCGTGCGCACCGACGCGGCACAGCGGTTATCGCTGCTGCTGTCGCTGGCTGCCGCCTTCGCGCTGTTCGGCGAGCGCGCCAACGGCTACAAGCTGGCCGGGTTGGCGCTGGGCCTGCTGGCCATCGCCGGCATCGTGCACCGGCCCGGACCGACGCCGGCCGGCGCAGCGCGCGCCGCGCCCTGGCTGCTGCTGGTGTGGGCCGGCTTCGCTGCGATCGACGTGCTGCTCAAACGCATCGCCCAGGCCGGCACGCCGTTCGCCGCCTCGCTGCTGGTCGCCTTCGCGATCGCCTTCGTGCTGCTGCTCGGCGTGCAACTGTGGCGGCACCTGCGCCGCAGCGCGCCATTGGCCTGGCGCAACGTGGGCGCCGGCCTGCTGCTGGGCACGCTCAACTTCGGCAACATCGCGTTTTACGTGCGCGCGCACCAGGCGCTGCCGGACAGCCCGGCGGTGGTGTTCGCGGCGATGAACCTGGGCGTGATCGTGCTGGGCGCGCTGCTCGGCGTGCTGGCCTTCGGCGAGAAGACCAGCGCCTGGAACCGTGCGGGCCTGTTGGCGGCGCTGCTGGCGATCGTGCTGATCGCGGTTGGTGCGCGCGGTTAGCGGTGGTATGTGCGGGCATGGATTCTGTCGCGGCTGAAGCCGCTCCTACAGTGCACCCATCAGGCGTCCGGCCCCTGTAGGAGCGGCTTCAGCCGCGACAAACGAAGCGCGGGGACCTGCGTGTGGGGATGGTTCTTAGCCAATGAACAGGCAAGCGAACCAGAAACGCCGACAGCCGCAGCAACCCCTCAGCGCCGCCACACCGGGAACGGATCGGCCAGCGCCTGCCAGGCCGCCGGCCCGCGGCCCAGTTCCGCGTCGTCGAGCAGGCAGGCATCAAGTTCGGCGCGCACCCGCGCCTCGTCCAGGTCGACGCCGATCACCGCCAGCTCCTGGCGGCGGTCGCCCCACAGCGGGTGCCACAGCGCGCGCAACGCCGCGTATTCGCGCGGATCGCCCACCTCATCGGCACGCGGCGGCGGCGCGCTCCAGCACGCGCTGTGCTGCCGCTGCCAGCCCAGTTCGGTGTAGGGCAGCGGTCGCGGCGGCAACGGCAGCGGCGTGTCCAGCAATCCCTGTTCGACACGTTCGCGCGCGGCGTACCAGAAGCCGGCGGCATTGGTCTGGGTGGCCGCGCCGGCGATCGACAGTTCGCCGACCCAGTCCATGCGGCTGGCCAACCAGAAAAAGCCCTTGCTGCGGACCACGTCGCGCAGGCCGTTCTGCGCCAGCCGCGCGAAACGCAACGGATGGAACGGGCGCTGCGCGCGGTAGACGAAGCTGCCGATGCCGAACTGCTCGGTTTCCGGCGCGTGCTCGCCGCGCAATGCCTGCATCCAGCCCGGCGCCAGCTGCGCGCGCACGAAATCGAAACGGCCGGTATCCAGCACCAGGTCCAATGGCACGTCGCCGTGGCTGGCTTCGACGATGCGCGCGTCGCGGTTGAGCGCGCGCAACACCGCGCGCGTGCGCGCCACCGTGCCCGCGGTGGCCAGATCGCATTTGCCGATCACGATCACGTCGGCGAATTCGATCTGCTCCACCAGCAGGTTGACCAGGCCGCGATCGTCATCGTCGCCGGCCTGCAGGCCACGTTCGGCCAGGCGTTCGGCAGAGCCGAAATCGCGCAG
Proteins encoded:
- a CDS encoding GTP-binding protein gives rise to the protein MPMPAVLDRRLPVTVLSGFLGAGKTTLLNRVLRNRDGRRVAVIVNDMSEINIDAALIRDGGAALSRTEETLVEFSNGCICCTLREDLRQEVQRLADSGRYDYLLIESTGISEPMPVAATFAVRDEHGRSLADVARLDTMLTVVDGVSFLRDFGSAERLAERGLQAGDDDDRGLVNLLVEQIEFADVIVIGKCDLATAGTVARTRAVLRALNRDARIVEASHGDVPLDLVLDTGRFDFVRAQLAPGWMQALRGEHAPETEQFGIGSFVYRAQRPFHPLRFARLAQNGLRDVVRSKGFFWLASRMDWVGELSIAGAATQTNAAGFWYAARERVEQGLLDTPLPLPPRPLPYTELGWQRQHSACWSAPPPRADEVGDPREYAALRALWHPLWGDRRQELAVIGVDLDEARVRAELDACLLDDAELGRGPAAWQALADPFPVWRR
- a CDS encoding MarR family transcriptional regulator produces the protein MPKKRTPAEIPSRDAALQLDQQLCFALYSANLAMHKLYRGLLKTLDLTYPQYLVMLVLWEGDARTVGAIGERLFLDSATLTPLLKRLQASGLVTRERSADDERQVVVRLTAAGRALRNKAGAVPEQVFCAAACSLQDLRQLKQQLETLRGNLGGG
- the zapE gene encoding cell division protein ZapE, with the protein product MSAAATPSQRYAAGVTRGDWRDDPAQHAALAELDRIHAAIVDSDQDGWLDRLAAFWKKPEPVRGLYFWGGVGRGKTFLVDLFYDGLPIEQKYRTHFHRFMRGVHERLREHAGQSDPLAKIAQEWRTQLRVLVLDEFFVTDIGDAMLLARLLERLFAEGVTLVTTSNTAPQNLYLNGLQRESFLPAIALLQKYCVELYAEGTEDYRMRALTRSPVYRAPLDAQSDAWLDGRWGELSGNEAARSGNIVIEARKIPVRGRGKSIAWFDFAALCEGPRGPADYIEIAREFNTVLLGGIPHFDRMNEDAARRFVNLIDELYDRQVNLVCTAQDPPPQLYSGERLAGAFERTASRLIEMQSAEYLATAHRA
- a CDS encoding organic hydroperoxide resistance protein; the encoded protein is MASPEKILYTAHATATGGREGRAVSSDKALDVKLSTPRELGGAGGDGTNPEQLFAAGYSACFIGAMKAVAAQDKQKLPGEVSIEGSVGIGQIPGGFGIAVELRIAVPGMPREELQALVDKAHQVCPYSNATRGNIDVNLVVLD
- a CDS encoding EamA/RhaT family transporter, coding for MAFVLLSVMCSVLVSALLKLAPQRRIDLAQAVTWNYLAAALLCAALLHPPLATLRSAQAPWAAQLGLALLLPALFLVLGRAVALAGIVRTDAAQRLSLLLSLAAAFALFGERANGYKLAGLALGLLAIAGIVHRPGPTPAGAARAAPWLLLVWAGFAAIDVLLKRIAQAGTPFAASLLVAFAIAFVLLLGVQLWRHLRRSAPLAWRNVGAGLLLGTLNFGNIAFYVRAHQALPDSPAVVFAAMNLGVIVLGALLGVLAFGEKTSAWNRAGLLAALLAIVLIAVGARG
- a CDS encoding alpha/beta family hydrolase, which codes for MTSPAFPTESGAFTLDGPAGPIEAAVDLPDAETAALPVTAIVCHPLSTEGGTMHNKVVTMVARALRELGVHVVRFNFRSVGASAGSFDHGDGEQQDLAAVAEWVRAQRPHDALWLAGFSFGAYVSLRASAALQPQALVSIAPPAGRWDFAGVEPPPQWLLIQGDADEIVDPQAVYDWLETLEQQPELVRMPDTSHFFHRKLIDLRGALQHGVKAWLPAKQA